A genomic region of Colletotrichum destructivum chromosome 5, complete sequence contains the following coding sequences:
- a CDS encoding Putative alcohol dehydrogenase, zinc-type, GroES-like superfamily, NAD(P)-binding domain superfamily has translation MLTTDYKFEGWLGLDKSAADGNMVWREFEPKPWEETDVDLRVTHSGICGTDLHTLRSGWYEAPYPICVGHEIVGVVVRVGSEVGGDIVVGDRVGVGAQANSCLGRFGPCKPCDAGDEPYCGKLVHTYGAVHYNGGKAMGGYATYHRCPSQFVFKLDARLDSASVAPMLCGGVTVYSPLKRNGCGPGKTVGVVGVGGLGHCAILFARALGADRVVGISRGGSKREEVLGMGADDYIATSEQPDWAAAHSGSFDIVINTVGTNKMPFGEYLGLVGVDGTFIQVGLPDDGNFEVSPMLLVSRRIRLTGSSIGSRGEIREMLDLAADKGIKLWVQERPMSEANQGIVDFEAGKARYRYVLTL, from the exons ATGCTGACTACGGACTACAAATTCGAGGGCTGGCTGGGCCTCGACAAGTCTGCCGCGGACGGAAACATGGTCTGGAGAGAGTTCGAGCCCAAGCCGTGGGAGGAAACGGACGTCGACCTGCGAGTCACCCACAGCGGCATATGCGGCACCGACTTACACACGCTGCGCAGCGGCTGG TATGAGGCCCCGTATCCGATCTGCGTCGGCCACGAaatcgtcggcgtcgtcgtgcgCGTCGGGTCCGAAGTCGGGGGAGACATTGTCGTCGGAgaccgcgtcggcgtcggtgccCAAGCCAACTCCTGTCTCGGCCGCTTCGGCCCTTGCAAGCCGtgcgacgccggcgacgagccTTACTGCGGGAAGCTTGTGCATACGTACGGCGCCGTCCACTACAACGGCGGGAAAGCCATGGGCGGGTACGCGACGTACCATCGCTGTCCCTCGCAGTTCGTGTTCAAGCTTGACGCGAGGCTCGACTCGGCCTCCGTTGCCCCCATGCTCTGCGGTGGTGTTACCGTCTACTCGCCGCTCAAGCGCAACGGATGCGGGCCCGGGAAGACTGTCGGTGTCGTTGGCGTGGGCGGACTGGGCCATTGTGCTATTCTGTTTGCGAGGGCCCTGGGAGCGGACAGGGTGGTTGGGATCTCCCGCGGCGGATCGAAGCGGGAGGAGGTGCTCGGGATGGGCGCGGACGACTACATCGCCACGAGCGAGCAGCCGGACTGGGCCGCGGCGCATTCCGGCTCcttcgacatcgtcatcaacaCCGTCGGCACGAACAAGATGCCCTTTGGCGAGTATCTCGGCCTGgtgggcgtcgacggcaccTTCATCCAGGTCGGCCTGCCGGACGACGGCAACTTCGAGGTCAGCCCGATGCTGCTCGTCTCGCGGCGCATCAGACTCACCGGGTCCAGCATCGGATCGCGTGGAGAGATCCGCGAGATGCTGGACCTGGCTGCTGACAAGGGCATCAAGCTTTGGGTCCAAGAACGGCCCATGTCGGAGGCGAATCAGGGGATTGTGGACTTTGAGGCCGGGAAAGCCCGCTACCGTTATGTTCTGACGTTGtag
- a CDS encoding Putative flavin reductase like domain, FMN-binding split barrel, with protein MFYQPGVSDHGLPYDPFKACVVPRAIGWISSVSADGEHNLAPYSQFTNVSFDPPMVMFSANQTYDGTRKDTVNNIERTGSFCWQLATYALRDAVNVSAEAVGPDEDEFVRAGLEKTWSRSLKTPVPMVAASPVRFECEYMQTVRLPGNPPMGAVDVVFARVVGVHVDESVLTEGRIDVSKTNPIARLGYFEYGVISESFEMIVPGDKRMLIGLEGNAGKNSNEGLKGARPKVD; from the exons ATGTTTTACCAACCCGGAGTCAGTGATCATGGGCTTCCCTACGACCCCTTCAAG GCATGTGTCGTGCCCCGCGCCATCGGATGGATCTCGtccgtctccgccgacggcgagcacAACCTAGCCCCCTACAGCCAGTTCACCAACGTCAGCTTCGACCCGCCGATGGTCATGTTCAGCGCGAACCAGACCTACGACGGCACCCGCAAGGACACCGTCAACAACATCGAGCGCACGGGGAGCTTCTGCTGGCAGCTCGCGACGTACGCCCTTCGGGACGCCGTCAACGTCTCGGCGGAGGCCGTCGGcccggacgaggacgagttcgtccgcgccggcctggaaaagACGTGGTCCCGGAGCCTCAAGACGCCCGTCCCGATGgtcgccgcgtcgcccgTGCGCTTCGAGTGCGAGTACATGCAGACGGTGCGGCTGCCGGGCAACCCGCCcatgggcgccgtcgacgtcgtcttcgccaggGTCGTCGGGGTCCACGTCGATGAGAGCGTCCTGACGGAGGGGAGGATCGATGTTTCCAAGACGAACCCGATTGCTCGGCTCGGGTACTTCGAGTACGGCGTCATCAGCGAGTCGTTCGAGATGATTGTTCCGGGAGACAAGCGCATGCTGATAGGG CTGGAGGGAAACGCTGGCAAGAATAGCAACGAGGGTCTCAAGGGGGCTCGACCAAAGGTGGACTGA
- a CDS encoding Putative peptidase S8 propeptide/proteinase inhibitor I9 produces MANLRRLALAIGALLPAVLAAPVLDRRDEPAAVPGKYIVTLKEDAGANVESHLNWVADVHKRSLGKRDTAGVENKFNISNWNAYSGEFDDATIAEIKASPDVAIVEPDYYMYLSDFKIEDRALTTQSGAPWGLGSISHRTSGSTQYIYDTTAGADTYAYVVDSGVIASHTQFTGRITLGYNAFTGTHTDTLGHGTHVAGTIGGSTYGVAKRTNLISVKVFQGAQGTTSSILAGFNWAVNDITSKSRAGRSVINLSLGGPASTTWTNAIQAAYTRGVLSVVAAGNGDQFGRPLPVSSQSPANAPNALTVAAIDSSWRPATFTNYGAGVDIFAPGVGVLSAWIGGNSATNSISGTSMAAPHVAGLAVYLQALEGLTTPAAVTARIKALGTSGRVTGTLNGSPNLVAYNGNGA; encoded by the exons ATGGCCAaccttcgccgcctcgccctcgccatcggAGCCCTGCTCccggccgtcctcgccgcgcccgtcctcgaccgccgcgacgagcccgccgccgtccccggcAAGTACATCGTCACCCTCAAGGAGGACGCCGGTGCCAACGTCGAGTCCCACCTGAACTGGGTCGCCGACGTCCACAAGCGCTCCCTCGGCAAGCGTGACACCGCCGGTGTCGAGAACAAGTTCAACATCAGCAACTGGAACGCCTACTCGGGCGAGTTCGACGATGCCACCATtgccgagatcaaggccaGCCCGGAT gtcgccatcgtcgagccCGACTACTACATGTACCTCTCCGACTTCAAGATCGAGGACCGCGCCCTGACTACCCAGTCCGGCGCCCCCTGGGGTCTGGGTTCCATCTCCCACCGCACCTCGGGCTCGACCCAGTACATCTACGACACCACGGCCGGTGCTGACACCTACGCCTACGTCGTCGACTCCGGTGTTATTGCCTCCCACACCCAGTTCACCGGCCGCATCACCCTCGGCTACAACGCCTTCACCGGCACCCACACCGACACCCTCGGCCACGGCACCCACGTTGCCGGAACCATCGGTGGCTCGACCTACGGTGTTGCCAAGCGC ACCAACCTCATCTCCGTCAAGGTCTTCCAGGGCGCCCAGggcaccacctcctccatcctGGCCGGCTTCAACTGGGCCGTGAACGACATCACCTCCAAGTCCCGTGCCGGCCGCTCCGTCATCAACCTgtccctcggcggccccgcctccaccacctGGACCAACGCCATCCAGGCCGCCTACACCCGCGGCGTCctctccgtcgtcgccgccggcaacggtGACCAGTTcggccgccccctccccgtctccAGCCAGTCCCCCGCCAACGCCCCCAACGCCCTCACCGTCGCTGCCATCGACTCCAGCTGGCGCCCGGCCACCTTCACCAACTacggtgccggcgtcgacatcttcgcccctggcgtcggcgtcctctCGGCCTGGATCGGCGGCAACTCGGCCACCAACTCCATCAGCGGAACCTCCATGGCCGCCCcccacgtcgccggcctcgccgtctacctccaggctctcgagggcctcaccaccccggccgccgtcaccgcccgCATCAAGGCCCTCGGCACCTCCGGCCGTGTCACCGGCACCCTGAACGGCAGCCCCAACCTGGTTGCCtacaacggcaacggcgcgTAA